In Streptomyces sp. 71268, the DNA window CTGGTGGTGATGGCGGTGAAGCGCTCGCGCATGGTGTCCATGGGTGGGTCTCTCCAAACGGTGGGTGGGTGGTGCCGGGGCGAGGCGGTGGGGCGTGCGGGCCCAGGCGTGCGGGGCGTGGACGCGCGGTGGGGCGGGCTACTTGGGCTCGACGCGGGCGACCACCGCGTGCGGCCGGTCCGGGTGCGGCTGGGTGTAGGCCGCGTACAGCGCCTCGTGGTCCCGGCCGTCCACGGTCGTCGCGGACCAGCCGGCCGCCTCGAAGCGGGAGGCGATGCCGCCCGGCCAGCCGTGCGTGGCCGAGGCGTTGTCGATGACCAGCGTGTGCAGTCGCGGCAGGCCGGCGGCGCCCGCGTACGCGATGGCCTCGTGGTTGCTGCCCTCGTCCAGTTCGGCGTCCCCGATCAGGACCCAGACGGCGGAGTCGGTCAGCCCCTGGGCCCGCAGCCCGAGCGCCGCCCCCACGGCGAGCGGCAGCCCGTGCCCGAGCGACCCGCTGCCGATCTCGACGCCGGGCACGAGCGTGCGGTCCGGGTGGTGGCCCAGCGGCGAGTCGTACGCCCCGAAGGTCGACAGCGTCGACACGGGCAGGAAGCCCTTGGCGGCGAGGACCGCGTAGTACGCCATCGGTCCGTGCCCCTTGGAGAGCAGGAACCGGTCGCGGCCGGGGGAGTCGACCTCGCTCGGCGAGACGCGCAGCACGCGGTCGTAGAGCACCCACAGCGCGTCCAGCGTGGACGTGGCCGCGGCGTCGTGCTTCTCGTCGCCGGTCATCAGGCTCATCAGCCCGGGCAGCGCGGCGTAGCCGGAGGGGGTGGTCGACGGGGTCTCGAGCGTCGTGGTGTTCATGGCAGGTAGCCTGCAACCTCAAGTCGACTTGAAGTCAAGTTGGCCTCAGGGGCCCGTCGAGCGCCCCGTGCCGTCAACGGTGAGGGCCCCGCGCGGGCCGCCGTGCCCGTGCGGGGCGTCCTCGGCGACCACCGCGCGCAGCGCCGCCGCGACGGCCGCGACCGCCGGATGCCGGCCGGCCCCGCTACGGAAGGCGATCCGGGTCCGGCGGCTCATCGCCATCGGCACCAGCGTCACCTGCGGCGGCGGGTGCACCAGGCCGAGCTGCGGCACGAGCGCCACCCCCTGGCCCGCCGCGACCAGGGCGAGCACCGTGGCGAACTCGTCCACCTGGTGCCGTACCCGGGGCGCGAAGCCGGCCGCCTGGCAGGCCCGGATCGTCATGGCGTGACACAGCGTCCCCGGCGTGGCCGTGATCCACGTCGCGTCCCGCCAGCGCGCGAGCCCGGGTTCGTCGTCACCCTCGCGCGCCGGCGCGCACCCAAGTCCTGTCGCGCCCCCGGGCCCAGCCGCGCCGGCGCGCGCACCAGTTGACCGCCGCGCCCCGACCGGCGCCCCGACCGGTGCCGCGCCGGGCGCGTCGGGCGGGATGACCGAGGCCGGGTACTCGGGCGGGGTGAGCGAGGCCAGGTACATCGCCTCGGCGCACAGCGGCTCCGTGGCGAGGCCCGGCTCCGCCAGAGAGGGGACGAAGTCGTAGTCGTGTACCAGCGCCACGTCCAGTTCGCCGGCCCGCAGCGCGTCCGCCACCGCCGCCGGGTCCACCTCGGAGAGCATCGGCTCAAGCCGTGGATGCCGGTCGGCCAACGCGACCAGCGCGGCCGGCAGGATGGCCCGGGCCGCGGTGGGGAACGTACCGATCCGCAACGGGCCGGCCAGCCCCTGCCGGGCGTCGACCAACTCGGCGGCGGCCAGCTCCAACCGCTCCAACACCGCCTCGGCGTGCGGCACCAGGCGCTGGCCGGCGGGGGTGAGCGTCACCCGGCGCCCGGTGCGCTCCAGCAGCGGCACCCCCGCCTCGCGCTCCAGGGCGCTGAGTTGCTGGGAGACGGCGGACGGGGTGAAGGCCAGGGCCTCGGCGACGGCGGCGATGGTCCCGCGCAGGGCGAGTTCGCGCAGCAGGCGCAGACGGCGGACATCGAGCATCAGCTCACCTTACGCTCGATGCCAGAAAAGCGAACTGGACCTGCATCTTCTGGCTGCGGCAGGCTCAGCCGCATGACGCTGCACCTGCCCTTGCACGGGCTCTACACGCCACTGATCACGCCCTTCGCCGCCGACGGAACCATCGCCGTCGACGCGCTCGAAGGGCTCGCCCACGCCGTCCTCGACGGCGGCGCGACCGGCATCGTC includes these proteins:
- a CDS encoding transketolase; the encoded protein is MNTTTLETPSTTPSGYAALPGLMSLMTGDEKHDAAATSTLDALWVLYDRVLRVSPSEVDSPGRDRFLLSKGHGPMAYYAVLAAKGFLPVSTLSTFGAYDSPLGHHPDRTLVPGVEIGSGSLGHGLPLAVGAALGLRAQGLTDSAVWVLIGDAELDEGSNHEAIAYAGAAGLPRLHTLVIDNASATHGWPGGIASRFEAAGWSATTVDGRDHEALYAAYTQPHPDRPHAVVARVEPK
- a CDS encoding LysR substrate-binding domain-containing protein → MLDVRRLRLLRELALRGTIAAVAEALAFTPSAVSQQLSALEREAGVPLLERTGRRVTLTPAGQRLVPHAEAVLERLELAAAELVDARQGLAGPLRIGTFPTAARAILPAALVALADRHPRLEPMLSEVDPAAVADALRAGELDVALVHDYDFVPSLAEPGLATEPLCAEAMYLASLTPPEYPASVIPPDAPGAAPVGAPVGARRSTGARAGAAGPGGATGLGCAPAREGDDEPGLARWRDATWITATPGTLCHAMTIRACQAAGFAPRVRHQVDEFATVLALVAAGQGVALVPQLGLVHPPPQVTLVPMAMSRRTRIAFRSGAGRHPAVAAVAAALRAVVAEDAPHGHGGPRGALTVDGTGRSTGP